The Athene noctua chromosome 31, bAthNoc1.hap1.1, whole genome shotgun sequence sequence CATCGTCTGGGGGGGCaacgggggggtcagggggggcaaAGAGGttcggggggctcggggggggtggggggttgtggGGAGGAGTTGGGGGGCGGGGGCAATGGGGGGGTGGATTTGggttcgggggggcgggggggggtacgtaccctgccccccccccgtcACGATGCCGCTCTGGGTCCGGCCCTGCTGGCGGTGGATGAGCAGGTACCTGGGGGGAGGGGGTGTTAGtttggggccccccccccaaaaaaaaaccgcTGCTGGAACCCTTTGACGCCCCCCCCAGGAGCtcagggccccccccaacccctcccccgGGGGTTCAGACCCCCCCAAATGGTTCAGGGACCCCCCAGGCTCATAGAGGAAACTCAAGGACCCCCAGAtcccctccccaacccccccccgAGTTCAGGGAcccccccttgacccccccaaaGGCTTAcaggcccccccaacccccccccaagaggttcagcccctccccagcccccccccggggttcagggcccccccagacccccccaaagggtttcgcccccccccccaaaccccccaagaGATTCATGCCCCCCCCTGGGGTTCAGGGCCCCCCCCATGGTTCAgagacccccccaacccccccccgaGGGTtccagaccccccaaatcccccctctcccccccccaaactcacGCCAGGACCCCTCggggcaggggggcgggggggggcgggcgcaGCCCCGCAGCTGCTCCAGGACGGGGCCCCAGAACTGGGGCACGAGCTGGGGGGGGGAATTATAAAaacttcggggggggggggggtggacacgacacccccaaacccccccaccccccccaccccctcacctgggtgtggaggagctgcaggggggGCGGGGGCCGCAGAGCAGCGCGACCCCCACCCCCGGCAccactccagcagcagcagccggtgggggacctgggggggcggggggggcagtcagtttgggggggccggggggcacctgggggggctgagggggggcagttgtgggccGGGGAGGGGCATTTAAGGGTTATGGGGGGGAAATTATATGGGGGGGGGAGTTGAGGGGGGCAATTAGGGGTCGGTGGGGGGcatttgggggttgggggggcagtTGGGGATCCGGGGGGGTCAGTTTGGTATCGGGGGGGTCAGttgggggtcagggggggcagttCTGGGTCAGGGGGGGATCAGTGGTGGATCggggggggcagttgggggtcGGGGGTGTCAGGAGGGGTCgggggggcagttgggggtcAGGGGGGCAGTTGGGGATCAGGGGGGGCATTTGCGGGTcggggggggcagtttgggttCGGGAGGGGTCAGGAGGGGTCAGGGGGGCAgttgggggtcgggggggcctcaccgtggggctgctgtggggcaggtaGACGGGCAGGTCGCgggcagaggggccgggggggccgccgcgcccccccccagcagccccccagcagggCGGTgtcggggggggcagcccccaccAGGGGGGGGTcgccagcagcacccgcccccccccgccccccaccagACACCCCAACCCCGTCTGCGCCGCCGCCGCGAAGGCCTCGAGGCGCtcctggggggcacggggggggcacgggggggtcagggcgcccccgagaccccccccaaaaaaaaaaataaaatttgggatCCCCCAATAGTggttgggggggggaagggaatggggacCCCCCCGAAACACCCCCATagtcgggggggtggggggtcccccgggggggtcgcagggggggtttgggggtcccacaGTGGggggggtggatttgggggtcccGTGGAactcggggggggcggggggggggtctcaGGAAGAgttggggggggatttggggggagcCATAGGGAATtcggggggtccccggggggggttggggggtccccaCCTGCAGAGCGTctcgggggggccctggggggagggggcaggagggggggcccagccccagcccccccccgccgggccccagCAGCGCGTCGATGAGCCCGAAGCAGctctgggggggcgggggggggtcacgGCCTGGacccccccctcctgccccacccccagcacccccgacCCCCCCTTggaccccccagttccccccagttgcccccagtcacccccagttgccccccagtcacccccagatgcccccagttgccccccagtcaccccagttgccccccagtcacccccagaTGCCCCCAGTTGCCCCCCAGTCACCCCAGTTGCCCCCCAGTCGCCCCCAGTTGCCCCCCCCGTACCCGCAGGTCCCGCTTGAGCCGCTCCACGTTGCGGATGGGCACCAGTTCATCCAGTCCCAGCACCAGCACCTGcggcactgggatgcactgggagcactggggaggggggtcggggggggcactggggtggactgggagcactggggaggggactggggtgactgggagcactggggagggaggtggggagcactgggggctCAGGGGCCACTGGGCTGGGCCaactggtctgtactggtctgtactgggaaaAACTGAGCAGTACTGAGAAATTCCTGTGTCCTACTGGTGTGTCTCGGCCCATACTGGGTCATACTGGGGGGGGCCAAGCgaaactgggggcactgggggggatcCTGGTCc is a genomic window containing:
- the FUZ gene encoding protein fuzzy homolog isoform X1, whose translation is MCSQCIPVPQVLVLGLDELVPIRNVERLKRDLRSCFGLIDALLGPGGGGLGLGPPSCPLPPGPPRDALQERLEAFAAAAQTGLGCLVGGGGGRVLLATPPWWGLPPPTPPCWGAAGGGRGGPPGPSARDLPVYLPHSSPTVPHRLLLLEWCRGWGSRCSAAPAPPAAPPHPARAPVLGPRPGAAAGLRPPPPAPLPRGVLAYLLIHRQQGRTQSGIVTGGGQDDALPPQRRGAALCHLYTLLAPQLCPKRGGPQGPPPGAGLCYAALGTHTGCALLRRGELLVLLLPPRAPRPRLRPLALRVLRALRPP
- the FUZ gene encoding protein fuzzy homolog isoform X3; translation: MCSQCIPVPQVLVLGLDELVPIRNVERLKRDLRERLEAFAAAAQTGLGCLVGGGGGRVLLATPPWWGLPPPTPPCWGAAGGGRGGPPGPSARDLPVYLPHSSPTVPHRLLLLEWCRGWGSRCSAAPAPPAAPPHPARAPVLGPRPGAAAGLRPPPPAPLPRGVLAYLLIHRQQGRTQSGIVTGGGQDDALPPQRRGAALCHLYTLLAPQLCPKRGGPQGPPPGAGLCYAALGTHTGCALLRRGELLVLLLPPRAPRPRLRPLALRVLRALRPP
- the FUZ gene encoding protein fuzzy homolog isoform X2 — protein: MVLVLGLDELVPIRNVERLKRDLRSCFGLIDALLGPGGGGLGLGPPSCPLPPGPPRDALQERLEAFAAAAQTGLGCLVGGGGGRVLLATPPWWGLPPPTPPCWGAAGGGRGGPPGPSARDLPVYLPHSSPTVPHRLLLLEWCRGWGSRCSAAPAPPAAPPHPARAPVLGPRPGAAAGLRPPPPAPLPRGVLAYLLIHRQQGRTQSGIVTGGGQDDALPPQRRGAALCHLYTLLAPQLCPKRGGPQGPPPGAGLCYAALGTHTGCALLRRGELLVLLLPPRAPRPRLRPLALRVLRALRPP
- the FUZ gene encoding protein fuzzy homolog isoform X4; the protein is MVLVLGLDELVPIRNVERLKRDLRERLEAFAAAAQTGLGCLVGGGGGRVLLATPPWWGLPPPTPPCWGAAGGGRGGPPGPSARDLPVYLPHSSPTVPHRLLLLEWCRGWGSRCSAAPAPPAAPPHPARAPVLGPRPGAAAGLRPPPPAPLPRGVLAYLLIHRQQGRTQSGIVTGGGQDDALPPQRRGAALCHLYTLLAPQLCPKRGGPQGPPPGAGLCYAALGTHTGCALLRRGELLVLLLPPRAPRPRLRPLALRVLRALRPP
- the FUZ gene encoding protein fuzzy homolog isoform X5 is translated as MCSQCIPVPQVLVLGLDELVPIRNVERLKRDLRSCFGLIDALLGPGGGGLGLGPPSCPLPPGPPRDALQVPHRLLLLEWCRGWGSRCSAAPAPPAAPPHPARAPVLGPRPGAAAGLRPPPPAPLPRGVLAYLLIHRQQGRTQSGIVTGGGQDDALPPQRRGAALCHLYTLLAPQLCPKRGGPQGPPPGAGLCYAALGTHTGCALLRRGELLVLLLPPRAPRPRLRPLALRVLRALRPP